In Phaeobacter gallaeciensis DSM 26640, a genomic segment contains:
- a CDS encoding [protein-PII] uridylyltransferase family protein, which produces MGQSIEIQRLPRAFDADLGQDALTLVPALQGDQARLVAGAAGSSPYLKELVSREADWLASALADPQTALAGIFADVRALAPDQLKPGLRRAKRQLALLSGLCDLAGAWDLMQVTTALTQFAELCADVAIKAEIAALIRRKKLPGLTEADVETAGGLTLLAMGKMGAYELNYSSDIDMICLFDETRFDPDDFYQARQGMVRATRNMCTVLSERTADGYVFRTDLRLRPDPSVTPVAMAMEAAERYYESLGRTWERAAYIKARPCAGDLKAGADFLQTLRPFVWRRHLDFAAIQDAHDMRLRIRENKGTGGPLTVPGHDMKLGRGGIREIEFFTQTRQLIAGGRDESLRPRGTLDGLRALAAKDWVPQDVCDQLSAHYVAHREVEHRIQMVHDAQIHRMPQSEDGIARIACLMDRDPEALLAETRARLEEVHELTEGFFAPDAPAQSAPEAVPEALDGDILARWPTYPALRSARGAQIFERLKPELLARLSRTAQPAEALVALDGFLAGLPAGVQLFSLFEANPQLIDLLIDIVGTSGTLASYLSRNSSVFDAVIGGSFFDDWPTRAELSQSLGAVLAQEEDYETQLDATRRWCKEWHFRIGVHHLRGLIDAATAGAQYAELAEVVIAGLAPVVVQQFAQKHGHPPGRGAAVLAMGSLGAGRINALSDLDVIVIYDPGSDEASDGPRPLATRPYYARLTQALITALTARMSQGQLYEVDMRLRPSGTQGPVATSLESFCQYQRNDAWVWEHLALTRARVVTAVPLAGAEGLAEDITTFRSSFLAAPRSRKEVLPEVAKMRARLAAAKVPSGPWDAKTGAGRMMDIELIAQAGILLSEATGQDVASGLEGVVACGWLDAADAAELQRGYDLFWSVQTAARLVSGKAIDAQTLGEGGALFLCRSTGYADLAALEADLTARYQTCGEIIAAALEREGAIGHDE; this is translated from the coding sequence ATGGGACAGTCTATTGAAATTCAGCGCCTTCCACGGGCTTTTGATGCAGATCTGGGACAGGATGCACTGACACTTGTACCAGCTCTTCAGGGCGATCAAGCCCGTCTGGTGGCCGGCGCGGCAGGGTCCAGCCCCTATCTGAAGGAGCTTGTCAGCCGTGAGGCGGATTGGCTGGCGTCTGCGCTGGCGGATCCGCAGACCGCTCTGGCCGGTATCTTTGCGGATGTGCGAGCTTTGGCGCCCGATCAGCTGAAACCGGGCTTGCGGCGGGCCAAACGCCAGCTGGCACTGTTGAGCGGGCTCTGCGATCTGGCCGGGGCCTGGGATCTGATGCAGGTGACCACGGCGCTGACACAGTTTGCAGAGCTCTGCGCGGATGTCGCCATCAAGGCTGAAATCGCCGCCCTGATCCGCCGGAAGAAATTGCCGGGACTGACCGAGGCGGACGTCGAAACTGCAGGCGGGCTGACCCTCTTGGCGATGGGAAAGATGGGCGCCTATGAGCTGAACTACAGCTCAGATATCGACATGATCTGCCTCTTTGATGAAACGCGATTTGACCCTGATGATTTCTATCAGGCGCGTCAGGGCATGGTTCGGGCCACGCGCAATATGTGCACGGTACTGAGTGAGCGCACCGCTGATGGCTATGTCTTCCGCACCGATCTGCGGCTGCGGCCCGACCCGTCGGTGACGCCGGTCGCCATGGCGATGGAGGCGGCAGAGCGCTACTATGAAAGCCTCGGTCGCACCTGGGAGCGCGCGGCCTATATCAAGGCGCGCCCCTGTGCCGGCGATCTGAAAGCGGGTGCGGATTTCTTGCAGACGCTGCGCCCCTTTGTCTGGCGGCGGCATCTCGATTTTGCGGCCATTCAGGACGCCCATGATATGCGCCTGCGGATCCGCGAGAACAAAGGCACCGGCGGCCCGCTGACAGTGCCCGGCCACGACATGAAGCTGGGGCGGGGCGGCATCCGTGAGATTGAGTTTTTCACCCAGACCCGGCAGTTGATCGCAGGCGGGCGCGATGAAAGTCTGCGTCCCCGTGGTACGCTGGATGGGTTGCGCGCGCTGGCCGCCAAGGACTGGGTGCCACAGGATGTCTGCGATCAACTGAGCGCGCATTACGTCGCCCACCGCGAGGTGGAGCACCGGATCCAGATGGTACACGACGCCCAGATCCATAGGATGCCACAGTCGGAGGATGGTATTGCCCGTATCGCCTGCCTGATGGACCGGGATCCTGAGGCACTGCTGGCAGAGACCCGCGCGCGGCTGGAAGAGGTGCATGAGCTGACCGAGGGCTTTTTTGCCCCAGATGCCCCTGCACAGAGCGCGCCCGAGGCGGTGCCCGAAGCTTTGGACGGCGATATCTTGGCCCGCTGGCCGACCTATCCGGCGCTGCGCTCGGCGCGCGGGGCGCAGATCTTTGAACGGTTGAAACCAGAACTTCTGGCGCGGCTGTCACGCACCGCCCAACCGGCGGAGGCGCTGGTGGCGCTGGACGGGTTTCTGGCCGGGCTGCCTGCGGGCGTGCAGCTGTTTTCGCTGTTCGAGGCCAATCCGCAGCTGATTGATCTACTGATTGATATTGTCGGCACCTCGGGAACACTGGCGAGCTATCTGTCGCGCAATTCCAGCGTGTTTGATGCGGTGATTGGCGGGTCGTTCTTTGATGACTGGCCCACGCGCGCTGAGCTGTCGCAGTCGCTGGGGGCTGTGCTTGCGCAGGAAGAGGACTATGAAACGCAGTTGGATGCCACCCGGCGCTGGTGCAAGGAATGGCATTTCCGCATCGGTGTGCATCACTTGCGCGGGTTGATTGATGCGGCCACGGCCGGGGCGCAATATGCCGAACTGGCGGAGGTTGTGATCGCAGGGCTGGCGCCGGTGGTGGTGCAGCAGTTCGCACAGAAACACGGGCACCCGCCGGGGCGCGGTGCGGCGGTGCTGGCGATGGGCTCGCTCGGGGCAGGGCGGATCAATGCGCTCTCGGATCTGGATGTTATCGTGATCTATGATCCGGGCAGCGATGAGGCCTCAGACGGACCACGGCCACTTGCGACACGGCCTTATTATGCGCGGCTGACACAGGCGTTGATCACGGCGCTGACCGCGCGGATGTCGCAGGGCCAGCTTTATGAGGTGGATATGCGGTTGCGGCCCTCCGGGACGCAGGGACCGGTGGCGACCAGCCTGGAGAGCTTTTGTCAGTATCAACGCAATGACGCCTGGGTCTGGGAGCATCTGGCTCTGACCCGCGCCCGTGTGGTGACGGCGGTGCCCTTGGCAGGGGCCGAGGGGCTGGCCGAGGATATCACGACCTTCCGCAGCAGCTTTCTGGCCGCGCCACGCAGCCGAAAGGAGGTCCTGCCGGAGGTGGCCAAGATGCGCGCAAGGCTCGCCGCCGCCAAAGTGCCGAGCGGGCCATGGGATGCCAAGACCGGGGCGGGTCGGATGATGGATATCGAGTTGATCGCCCAGGCTGGCATACTTCTGAGCGAAGCGACCGGGCAGGATGTGGCCTCTGGTCTGGAGGGCGTTGTCGCCTGCGGCTGGCTGGATGCCGCAGATGCTGCTGAATTGCAGCGCGGCTATGATCTATTCTGGTCGGTACAGACGGCGGCACGGCTGGTGTCGGGAAAGGCCATCGATGCGCAGACATTGGGCGAGGGCGGCGCGCTTTTCTTGTGTCGCAGCACCGGGTACGCGGATCTGGCAGCTTTGGAAGCGGATTTGACGGCGCGCTATCAGACCTGCGGTGAGATCATCGCCGCCGCATTGGAGAGAGAAGGGGCCATCGGTCATGACGAGTGA
- a CDS encoding CobW family GTP-binding protein: protein MDTRVPVTLIAGFLGSGKTTLINTLLQGDHGLNITVLVNDFGAVNIDADLILKREREVVELSNGCVCCSIQSDLVAQLQTLFRSEHPPTYLLIEASGVSQPGRIASVFSYPQLRNYARLDAVVTLLDVENTDMLSDNCQQLVQAQIEAADIAVLTKTDLVAAQRVADFRERWLFPDLPSYEACKGNVPVQYLLDTGRHDPDSSALLKSNPAAGFCSQSWSSQKPFRYASFKSALAALPASVFRAKGVLHCIDFPDTRIVVQKVGSRLEFRKDGPWCGTPQTRLVAIGEDRLEQDGFLQNHMEQSLADCS, encoded by the coding sequence ATGGACACGCGCGTTCCGGTTACCCTCATCGCTGGCTTTCTTGGGTCTGGAAAAACCACCTTGATCAATACTCTTCTCCAGGGGGATCACGGGTTGAACATCACCGTGCTGGTCAATGATTTCGGTGCGGTCAACATCGACGCCGACCTGATCCTGAAGCGTGAACGTGAAGTCGTGGAGCTTTCCAACGGTTGTGTTTGCTGTTCAATCCAAAGTGATTTGGTGGCGCAGTTACAGACCCTGTTCCGGTCAGAACACCCGCCGACATATCTGTTGATTGAGGCAAGCGGCGTTTCTCAACCCGGCCGCATTGCCTCGGTGTTCAGCTATCCGCAGCTGCGAAACTATGCACGGCTCGATGCGGTCGTAACACTGCTGGACGTCGAAAACACCGACATGCTATCTGACAACTGCCAGCAGCTGGTACAGGCGCAGATCGAGGCTGCGGATATTGCGGTCCTGACCAAGACCGATCTTGTCGCAGCGCAAAGGGTCGCAGACTTCCGCGAGCGGTGGCTGTTCCCGGATCTACCCAGCTATGAGGCCTGTAAGGGAAATGTTCCGGTGCAGTATCTGCTGGACACCGGTCGACATGACCCAGACAGCTCAGCCTTACTCAAATCCAACCCAGCGGCCGGATTTTGCTCGCAAAGCTGGTCATCGCAGAAGCCGTTTCGTTATGCCAGCTTCAAATCGGCACTGGCTGCCTTGCCCGCTTCGGTCTTCAGGGCAAAGGGTGTGCTACATTGCATAGACTTTCCGGATACTCGGATTGTGGTGCAGAAGGTCGGTTCCCGTTTGGAATTCCGCAAGGACGGCCCGTGGTGCGGAACTCCTCAAACCCGGTTGGTTGCCATAGGTGAAGATAGGCTGGAGCAGGACGGTTTCCTGCAAAACCATATGGAACAATCCCTGGCCGACTGCTCTTGA